One window of the Mixophyes fleayi isolate aMixFle1 chromosome 6, aMixFle1.hap1, whole genome shotgun sequence genome contains the following:
- the PPP1R3C gene encoding protein phosphatase 1 regulatory subunit 3C: protein MIQILEPRSLPRSIMPVDVAVRICLAHSPPLKKFLSPYEDCRGRNFVNRFKPLRPCLTLKKESDSRNSEWNRSKSRGKKKVVFADSKGLSLTSVHVFSEFKEEPANDLQFDLIDLEDITASLKLHEEKNLILGFTQPSADYLQFRNKIQTIFISLENCSLQERSIAGTIKVKNLSYEKTVKVRITFNTWKTFTDVNCIYMNNVYGGADCDTFSFVIDLPPNIPSHEKIEFCISYECGGQVFWDNNLGDNYSIVRAEWKSDGVQTNSLTKTDISSYKSQSIKPEKDLNQFGIPKTSISLYPEWQSLGKIGNTSPYW from the coding sequence aTGATCCAGATTTTGGAGCCACGTTCTCTTCCACGGTCGATCATGCCAGTTGATGTTGCAGTTAGGATATGCTTAGCACATTCTCCACCGCTAAAAAAATTTCTCAGCCCCTATGAGGATTGCAGAGGGAGAAATTTTGTGAATCGATTTAAGCCACTAAGACCATGCCTCACCTTAAAAAAGGAATCGGATTCCAGGAACAGTGAGTGGAATCGATCAAAATCCAGAGGCAAGAAGAAAGTAGTCTTTGCAGATTCCAAAGGGCTCTCCCTAACATCAGTGCATGTGTTTTCAGAGTTTAAAGAAGAGCCTGCGAATGACCTCCAGTTTGATCTGATAGATCTTGAAGATATCACAGCCAGCTTAAAACTGCACGAAGAAAAGAATTTGATCTTGGGATTCACTCAACCCTCAGCTGATTACTTACAGTTCCGTAACAAAATTCAAACTATCTTTATCAGTCTGGAGAATTGCAGCCTtcaggagagatccattgctgGCACCATCAAAGTAAAGAATCTGagttatgaaaaaacagtcaaggTACGAATAACCTTCAACACCTGGAAAACATTCACTGATGTTAATTGCATTTACATGAACAATGTCTATGGAGGGGCAGACTGTGATACCTTCTCCTTTGTTATAGACCTGCCACCAAACATTCCCAGTCATGAGAAAATCGAGTTCTGCATATCGTATGAATGCGGTGGCCAGGTGTTCTGGGACAATAATCTTGGAGACAACTACAGTATAGTTCGTGCAGAATGGAAATCAGATGGTGTCCAGACCAATTCACTCACTAAAACAGACATAAGTTCATACAAATCCCAAAGCATCAAGCCAGAAAAGGATTTAAATCAGTTTGGAATCCCTAAAACATCCATTTCTCTATATCCCGAATGGCAGAGTTTGGGTAAAATAGGAAACACATCACCTTACTGGTGA